One window of Streptomyces sp. SUK 48 genomic DNA carries:
- a CDS encoding DUF4865 family protein: protein MHAMQYEVTLPADYDTGIIRARVDRLGHLLDDWEGLGLKAYLLRERGVHGSPVNQYAPFYLWRTVEGMNRFLWGGGFQRLTEDFGRPAVRRWTGLGYAEGSGTRAAFAVRRRQPVPEGVDLPSLMEEAAGAAAELAAEDGAVLAATAADPHRWELVHFSLWEHDTPKTEGDLFRVLHLSAPGRDRLPHGRHW from the coding sequence ATGCATGCCATGCAGTACGAGGTGACACTGCCCGCGGACTACGACACGGGCATCATCCGCGCCCGTGTCGACCGGCTCGGGCATCTGCTGGACGACTGGGAGGGGCTCGGCCTCAAGGCGTACCTGCTGCGGGAGCGCGGTGTGCACGGCTCGCCGGTCAACCAGTACGCGCCGTTCTATCTGTGGCGCACGGTCGAGGGCATGAACCGCTTCCTGTGGGGCGGCGGGTTCCAGCGCCTGACCGAGGACTTCGGGCGTCCGGCCGTACGCCGGTGGACGGGCCTCGGTTACGCGGAGGGCTCCGGCACCCGTGCCGCCTTCGCCGTACGACGCCGGCAACCGGTCCCGGAGGGAGTCGATTTGCCGTCCCTGATGGAGGAAGCGGCCGGTGCGGCGGCGGAGCTGGCCGCCGAGGACGGTGCCGTACTGGCCGCGACGGCCGCCGACCCGCACCGCTGGGAGCTGGTCCACTTCTCCCTCTGGGAGCACGACACCCCCAAGACCGAGGGCGACCTCTTCCGGGTGCTCCATCTGTCCGCCCCCGGCCGCGACCGGCTCCCGCACGGGCGGCACTGGTGA
- a CDS encoding tRNA-dependent cyclodipeptide synthase has protein sequence MHRFRLRPVESGGAFFTECPAHVLLGISPWNGRYKTAYIEELVGWACSRFPRVDVMIPGYEAAHTLVAAGRPPASAVKRAKRSVNQLRNPAERALRHAGIDDPAGHVHAWTRLLANAPYATRLAEAQRAYRQDPAVRAACREAARATLVHAGCANPSDAALDTAVSYPLAELPLTLHSPAIFGVPSSLFLYHRDMELLRPFLTGTAQALRPGAGQGYAIVEPIGAER, from the coding sequence ATGCACCGATTCCGCTTACGCCCCGTCGAGAGCGGCGGAGCCTTCTTCACCGAGTGCCCGGCACATGTGCTGCTGGGGATCAGCCCCTGGAACGGCCGCTACAAGACGGCCTACATCGAGGAACTGGTCGGCTGGGCGTGCTCCCGCTTCCCGCGGGTGGACGTCATGATCCCGGGCTACGAGGCCGCCCACACCCTGGTGGCCGCCGGCCGTCCCCCGGCCTCGGCGGTCAAACGCGCCAAACGATCCGTCAACCAGCTCCGCAATCCCGCCGAACGCGCCCTGCGGCATGCCGGGATCGACGACCCCGCCGGCCACGTCCACGCCTGGACCCGGCTCCTGGCCAACGCGCCGTACGCCACCCGGCTGGCCGAGGCGCAGCGGGCGTACCGCCAGGACCCCGCGGTGCGTGCCGCCTGCCGGGAGGCCGCTCGCGCCACCCTCGTCCACGCCGGCTGCGCGAACCCCAGCGACGCGGCTCTGGACACGGCGGTCAGTTATCCGCTCGCGGAGCTGCCGCTCACCCTGCACTCGCCGGCGATCTTCGGTGTGCCGTCCTCCCTGTTCCTGTACCACCGGGACATGGAGTTGCTGCGCCCCTTCCTCACCGGCACCGCCCAGGCCCTGCGCCCCGGTGCCGGCCAGGGGTACGCCATCGTGGAACCGATCGGAGCCGAACGATGA
- a CDS encoding ATP-binding protein has translation MISHPSRHCTVELQALPSRIGQVRRIVSAQLRYWHLDPLIDRAALGVTELLSNVHRHARPDKSCTVELELRPDRLTVSVHDHDPRLPVPSDDADTDAEDTTPLATCGRGLAMVAAVSESWGARPDGDNGKVVWFTLPATPGHPARVPYRAPEHQPTPTPVAASAVATAVPSAPARAPVPAAVTAAPGGQELAAGHPVAAG, from the coding sequence GTGATCAGTCACCCAAGCAGGCACTGCACGGTGGAGCTCCAAGCCCTGCCGTCGCGGATCGGCCAGGTCCGCAGAATCGTATCTGCGCAATTGCGCTACTGGCATCTTGATCCGTTGATCGACCGGGCCGCGCTCGGCGTGACGGAGCTGCTCAGCAACGTCCACCGGCACGCCAGGCCCGACAAGTCGTGCACCGTCGAGCTGGAGCTGCGCCCGGACCGGCTGACCGTGTCGGTACACGACCACGACCCGCGACTGCCGGTGCCGTCCGACGACGCGGACACGGACGCGGAGGACACCACACCGCTCGCCACCTGCGGGCGGGGCCTCGCCATGGTCGCCGCGGTCAGCGAGAGCTGGGGCGCGCGGCCGGACGGCGACAACGGCAAGGTCGTCTGGTTCACCCTGCCCGCGACGCCCGGCCATCCGGCCCGCGTGCCGTACCGCGCCCCGGAGCACCAGCCGACGCCCACTCCGGTCGCGGCGAGTGCCGTGGCCACGGCGGTCCCGTCGGCCCCGGCACGCGCACCGGTCCCGGCAGCGGTCACGGCGGCCCCCGGCGGTCAGGAACTCGCCGCCGGCCACCCGGTCGCGGCGGGCTGA
- a CDS encoding cytochrome P450, giving the protein MTATTPTPPQEPALPLSYPFPLGENGQLPPLIRWAQANQPVCPVAMPSGARMWMLTRKDDIARIFADPRFSRKLDDPATPRIAGQDITTVGRGLFSLDPPDHTRVKSVVSGFFTRRAVGRYETLVRSHAAELLDAMDDGPNPCDLVAGYTSLLQMLVMREVLGVPEELWEDHRRVFPSASSITAGPQETATETEEIKAFTARVIAARRRLPEREDPLGALLRAAAEGTISEEEMFGTAFLLFFTGSDGIIAPTTTGAMILMLNPSQLRPVLDDPGLWPKAAEEVLRYFHNGVLGFPVVAREDVELHGVTIAAGDAVVASMQAATWDPRHVNNPEKFNVRRREDAAATFGAGPHYCLGAQLARLYLATALRALFERHPSLRLAVAEQDIPWRNDIMFVRPVALPVTWSEGTPA; this is encoded by the coding sequence ATGACCGCCACGACTCCCACGCCGCCCCAAGAGCCCGCGCTGCCACTGAGCTATCCCTTCCCGCTCGGCGAGAACGGTCAGCTGCCGCCGCTGATCCGATGGGCCCAGGCGAACCAGCCGGTGTGCCCGGTCGCCATGCCCAGCGGCGCCCGGATGTGGATGCTGACCCGCAAGGACGACATCGCCCGCATCTTCGCGGACCCGCGCTTCAGCCGGAAACTCGACGACCCGGCCACGCCCCGGATCGCCGGCCAGGACATCACCACGGTCGGCCGGGGCCTGTTCAGCCTCGACCCGCCCGACCACACCCGGGTCAAGTCGGTGGTGTCCGGCTTCTTCACCCGGCGCGCCGTCGGCCGGTACGAGACCCTCGTCAGGTCGCACGCGGCCGAACTGCTGGACGCCATGGACGACGGCCCCAACCCCTGCGACCTGGTGGCCGGCTACACCTCGCTGCTCCAGATGCTGGTCATGCGCGAGGTCCTGGGCGTGCCGGAGGAGCTGTGGGAGGACCACCGCCGCGTCTTTCCCTCGGCCTCCAGCATCACCGCCGGGCCGCAGGAGACGGCGACGGAGACGGAGGAGATCAAGGCGTTCACCGCCCGCGTGATCGCCGCCCGCCGCCGGCTCCCCGAGCGCGAAGACCCGCTGGGTGCCCTGCTGCGCGCCGCCGCCGAGGGCACGATCAGCGAGGAGGAGATGTTCGGCACCGCCTTCCTCCTCTTTTTCACCGGCTCCGACGGCATCATCGCGCCCACCACCACCGGCGCCATGATCCTCATGCTCAACCCCTCGCAGCTGCGGCCCGTGCTGGACGACCCCGGCCTGTGGCCCAAGGCGGCGGAGGAGGTACTGCGGTACTTCCACAACGGCGTGCTGGGTTTCCCGGTCGTCGCGCGCGAGGACGTCGAACTGCACGGCGTGACCATCGCCGCCGGGGATGCCGTCGTCGCCTCCATGCAGGCCGCCACCTGGGACCCCCGGCACGTGAACAACCCGGAGAAGTTCAACGTGCGCCGCCGCGAGGACGCCGCCGCCACCTTCGGCGCCGGCCCCCACTACTGCCTCGGCGCCCAGCTCGCACGGCTCTACCTGGCCACCGCCCTGCGCGCCCTCTTCGAGCGGCACCCCAGTCTCCGGCTGGCCGTCGCCGAGCAGGACATCCCCTGGCGCAACGACATCATGTTCGTCCGCCCCGTCGCCCTGCCCGTCACCTGGAGCGAAGGAACACCCGCGTGA
- a CDS encoding SRPBCC family protein, protein MVQRLRPVGPDFVERAPVRLVFGRDLRAAPDLVYRALAEDVASMPRWFSAVASARPTDGGRDVRLRGGIRFRETVLAAEKPELYTYRVDVTNTPGARAWVEEWRLTPAGTGTRVRVVFALDGTAAFRLGCRLAAPGVGRAFGRAAGALDRHLA, encoded by the coding sequence ATGGTCCAGCGCCTGCGTCCGGTCGGCCCGGACTTCGTCGAGCGCGCGCCCGTACGGCTGGTGTTCGGCCGGGACCTGCGCGCCGCGCCGGATCTCGTCTACCGGGCCCTCGCCGAGGACGTGGCGAGCATGCCGCGGTGGTTCTCGGCCGTGGCCTCCGCCCGGCCGACGGACGGCGGGCGCGATGTCCGGCTGCGCGGCGGCATCCGCTTCAGGGAGACCGTCCTGGCCGCGGAGAAGCCCGAGCTGTACACGTACCGCGTCGATGTGACCAACACCCCCGGCGCCCGCGCCTGGGTCGAGGAATGGCGGCTGACCCCGGCCGGCACCGGCACCCGCGTCCGGGTGGTCTTCGCGCTCGACGGCACCGCCGCGTTCCGCCTCGGCTGCCGGCTGGCCGCACCGGGGGTGGGCCGCGCCTTCGGGCGGGCGGCCGGGGCACTGGACCGGCATCTCGCCTAG
- a CDS encoding DeoR/GlpR family DNA-binding transcription regulator, protein MSENQHLLAEQRRALILDEVRRRGGARVNELTRRLGVSDMTVRRDLDALARQGMLEKVHGGAVPVVEASTHEPGFEAKSGLELSAKEDIARAAAALVTPGTAIALSGGTTTYALAQHLLEVPDLTVVTNSVRVADVFHAAQRTSGQRPGAATVVLTGGVRTPSDSLVGPVADQAIAALHFDLLFLGVHGISVEAGLSTPNLAEAETNRRLVHSARRVVVVADHTKWGTVGLSSFATLGQVDTLVTDAGLPQEARAEVAERLRRLIVAGEPDLEDTAGDLEDTAGDDEEPDGDDMAAEPGDATEDN, encoded by the coding sequence GTGAGCGAGAATCAGCACCTCCTCGCGGAGCAGCGCCGCGCCCTGATCCTGGACGAGGTCCGGCGCCGCGGCGGTGCCCGGGTCAACGAACTGACCCGCAGGCTGGGCGTGTCGGACATGACCGTGCGCCGCGACCTGGACGCGCTGGCCCGGCAGGGCATGCTGGAGAAGGTGCACGGCGGCGCGGTCCCGGTGGTCGAGGCGAGCACCCATGAGCCGGGCTTCGAGGCCAAGTCGGGTCTGGAGCTGTCGGCCAAGGAGGACATCGCGCGGGCCGCCGCCGCCCTGGTCACCCCGGGCACCGCGATCGCCCTGTCCGGCGGTACGACGACCTACGCGCTCGCGCAGCACCTGCTGGAGGTGCCGGACCTGACCGTGGTGACGAACTCGGTGCGGGTCGCGGACGTCTTCCACGCGGCGCAGCGCACCTCGGGGCAGCGGCCGGGCGCGGCCACGGTGGTGCTGACCGGCGGGGTGCGCACCCCGTCCGACTCGCTGGTGGGCCCGGTGGCGGACCAGGCGATCGCCGCGCTCCACTTCGATCTGCTCTTCCTCGGGGTGCACGGCATATCGGTCGAGGCGGGCCTGTCCACGCCGAACCTGGCGGAGGCCGAGACCAACCGCCGGCTGGTGCACTCGGCGCGACGGGTGGTGGTGGTCGCCGACCACACCAAGTGGGGCACGGTGGGCCTGAGTTCGTTCGCCACGCTGGGCCAGGTCGACACTCTGGTGACCGACGCGGGGCTGCCGCAGGAGGCGCGCGCCGAGGTCGCCGAGCGGCTGCGGCGGCTGATCGTGGCCGGGGAGCCGGACCTCGAGGACACGGCCGGGGACCTCGAGGACACGGCCGGGGACGACGAGGAACCGGACGGCGACGACATGGCCGCGGAACCCGGTGACGCCACCGAGGACAACTGA
- a CDS encoding TetR/AcrR family transcriptional regulator, whose protein sequence is MYTALMSTSERLIESTRDLLWERGYVGTSPKAILERAGAGQGSMYHHFKGKPDLALAAIRRTAEQLRATAERSLDGPGTPYERIEAYLRREREVLRGCPVGRLTMDPDVIASDELRAPVQETLTAIRERLAGIVEEGKRQGQFAPELDAGRTGAAILATVQGGYVLARAAGSPAPFDAAVDGLLALLAPPTVRTA, encoded by the coding sequence ATGTACACTGCTCTCATGAGCACCTCCGAACGACTCATCGAGTCGACCCGCGACCTGCTCTGGGAGCGCGGCTACGTGGGCACCAGCCCCAAGGCGATCCTGGAGCGCGCGGGCGCGGGCCAGGGCAGCATGTACCACCACTTCAAGGGCAAGCCGGACCTCGCCCTGGCGGCGATCCGGCGCACCGCCGAGCAGTTGCGGGCGACGGCCGAACGCTCGCTGGACGGCCCCGGCACCCCGTACGAGCGCATCGAGGCGTATCTGCGCCGTGAGCGCGAGGTGCTGCGCGGCTGCCCGGTCGGGCGGCTGACCATGGACCCGGACGTGATCGCCAGCGACGAGCTGCGCGCCCCGGTGCAGGAGACCCTCACCGCGATCCGGGAGCGCCTCGCCGGGATCGTCGAAGAGGGCAAGCGGCAGGGGCAGTTCGCGCCGGAGCTGGACGCCGGGCGGACCGGTGCGGCGATCCTCGCGACCGTGCAGGGCGGCTATGTGCTGGCCCGCGCCGCCGGCTCCCCCGCCCCCTTCGACGCGGCCGTCGACGGCCTGCTCGCCCTGCTCGCACCCCCAACCGTCCGAACCGCCTGA
- a CDS encoding helix-turn-helix transcriptional regulator, giving the protein MARHELARFLRERRAALCPRELGLPADPPRRTPGLRREEVAGLAHMSVDYYVRLEQARGPRPSPRVLDALARALRLTAAERGHLFRLAGTSAPPPATGAVRRVRPHVDRMLRRLPETGAIVTDAAYGVVAWNPLAQALLGGGLGRGTTNLARRRFLGAGRGYENSGAEEFGRIAVARLRRAADRYPHDAGLAALLAELRAGSEEFGRLWETRPVHAPGHRTKAIDHPAAGRLRLNCDVLLVPEDDQEVVLITADPGSPAARALRGLAATA; this is encoded by the coding sequence ATGGCGCGGCACGAACTGGCCCGCTTCCTGCGGGAGCGCCGCGCGGCCCTGTGCCCGCGGGAACTCGGCCTCCCCGCGGACCCCCCGCGCCGCACCCCGGGCCTGCGCCGCGAGGAGGTGGCCGGCCTGGCGCACATGTCCGTCGACTACTACGTACGGCTCGAACAGGCCCGCGGCCCCCGGCCCTCGCCCCGCGTCCTGGACGCGCTGGCCCGGGCGCTGCGGCTGACAGCGGCCGAGCGCGGTCATCTCTTCCGGCTGGCCGGGACGAGCGCGCCGCCGCCCGCAACGGGCGCCGTACGGCGGGTGCGCCCGCACGTGGACCGGATGCTGCGCCGCCTGCCGGAGACCGGTGCGATCGTCACCGACGCGGCCTACGGGGTCGTCGCCTGGAACCCGCTGGCCCAGGCCCTGCTGGGCGGTGGCCTCGGACGGGGGACGACGAATCTGGCCCGGCGCCGCTTCCTCGGCGCGGGGCGCGGATACGAGAACTCCGGGGCCGAGGAGTTCGGGCGCATCGCGGTGGCGCGGCTGCGCCGGGCCGCCGACCGCTATCCGCACGATGCCGGGCTCGCCGCCCTGCTGGCCGAACTGCGCGCCGGCAGCGAGGAGTTCGGCCGGCTCTGGGAGACCCGGCCCGTCCACGCCCCGGGGCACCGCACCAAGGCCATCGACCATCCGGCGGCGGGCCGGCTGCGGCTGAACTGCGATGTCCTGCTCGTCCCCGAGGACGACCAGGAGGTCGTCCTGATCACGGCCGATCCCGGCTCCCCCGCGGCCCGGGCCCTGCGCGGTCTGGCGGCGACGGCCTAG
- a CDS encoding class I SAM-dependent methyltransferase, with translation MNRSPDSFDDLAEAYDRSADELAFRRDIEIPSLLEALGNLEGRRVLDLGCGPGLHSRLLAGAGAKVTGTDAAPGMIALARRREAENPLGIDYHLQDAGTTEPPGRDYDTVLAVYVLPYAPTPQVLTAMCRTARTALSRHGGRLVAAALNPDFATAPGYYRPHGFEITAHRPDDPARTPVTDPRDGDGIALRTWMGDFVFDVAAHYWSRATHEAALHTAGFTDPTWTVPTAGPGADRTALAGYLTVPHAIILTAHTPPA, from the coding sequence GTGAACCGCTCTCCCGACTCCTTCGACGACCTCGCCGAGGCGTACGACCGCAGCGCCGACGAGCTCGCCTTCCGCCGCGACATCGAAATCCCCTCCCTGCTCGAAGCCCTCGGGAACCTGGAGGGGCGGCGCGTGCTGGACCTCGGCTGCGGCCCTGGCCTGCACAGCCGGCTGCTCGCCGGGGCCGGTGCGAAGGTCACCGGCACCGATGCCGCACCCGGCATGATCGCCCTGGCCCGCCGCCGGGAGGCCGAGAACCCGCTCGGCATCGACTACCACCTTCAGGACGCCGGCACCACCGAACCGCCCGGCCGTGACTACGACACCGTGCTCGCCGTCTACGTCCTGCCCTACGCACCGACACCGCAGGTGCTCACCGCGATGTGCCGCACCGCCCGCACGGCCCTGTCCCGGCACGGCGGACGACTCGTCGCCGCCGCGCTCAACCCCGATTTCGCCACCGCGCCCGGCTACTACCGCCCCCACGGCTTCGAGATCACGGCCCACCGCCCCGACGACCCGGCCCGGACTCCCGTCACCGACCCCCGGGACGGTGACGGCATCGCCCTGCGCACCTGGATGGGCGACTTCGTCTTCGATGTCGCGGCCCACTACTGGAGCCGCGCCACCCACGAGGCGGCCCTGCACACCGCCGGCTTCACCGACCCCACCTGGACCGTCCCCACCGCCGGACCGGGAGCCGACCGCACCGCCCTGGCCGGCTACCTGACCGTCCCGCACGCCATCATCCTCACCGCTCACACGCCACCCGCCTGA
- a CDS encoding PLP-dependent cysteine synthase family protein, giving the protein MSITHQARTGATLDVDRTDPAYRDWLKEAVRKVQADANRSADTHLLRFPLPERWGIDLYLKDESTHPTGSLKHRLARSLFLYGLCNGWIRPGRPVIEASSGSTAVSEAYFAKLIGVPFIAVMPRTTSAEKCRLIEFHGGRCHFVDDSRKMYEESARLAVETGGHYMDQFTYAERATDWRGNNNIAESIFRQLELERFPEPAWIVATAGTGGTSATLARYVHYMQYDTRICVADPENSCFFEGWTSGDPDVTCDCGSRIEGIGRPRMEPSFVPGAIDRMMKVPDAASVAAVRALEAVIGRKAGGSTGTGLWSALKIVSEMVAEGRTGSVVTLLCDPGDRYLDKYYSDAWLAEQGLDIAPYTSAIEMLLATGVWPD; this is encoded by the coding sequence GTGAGCATCACCCACCAGGCCCGGACCGGCGCCACCCTCGATGTCGACCGCACCGACCCCGCCTACCGCGACTGGCTGAAAGAGGCCGTCCGCAAGGTGCAGGCCGACGCGAATCGCTCGGCCGACACCCACCTGCTGCGCTTTCCGCTGCCCGAGCGCTGGGGCATCGACCTCTACCTGAAGGACGAGTCGACGCACCCCACCGGCAGCCTCAAGCACCGGCTCGCCCGCTCGCTGTTCCTCTACGGCCTCTGCAACGGCTGGATCCGCCCCGGCCGCCCGGTGATCGAGGCGTCCAGTGGCTCCACCGCCGTCTCGGAGGCGTACTTCGCCAAGCTGATCGGGGTGCCCTTCATCGCGGTCATGCCCCGCACGACCAGCGCCGAGAAGTGCCGCCTCATCGAGTTCCACGGCGGCCGCTGCCACTTCGTGGACGACTCCCGGAAGATGTACGAGGAGTCGGCCCGCCTCGCGGTGGAGACCGGCGGCCACTACATGGACCAGTTCACCTACGCCGAGCGGGCCACCGACTGGCGCGGCAACAACAACATCGCCGAATCGATCTTCCGCCAGCTGGAGTTGGAGCGGTTCCCGGAGCCCGCGTGGATCGTCGCCACGGCGGGCACCGGCGGCACCTCGGCGACGCTCGCCCGCTATGTGCACTACATGCAGTACGACACCCGTATCTGCGTGGCCGACCCGGAGAACTCCTGTTTCTTCGAGGGCTGGACCAGCGGCGACCCGGACGTCACCTGCGACTGCGGCTCCCGCATCGAGGGCATCGGCCGGCCGCGGATGGAGCCGAGCTTCGTGCCCGGCGCGATCGACCGGATGATGAAGGTCCCGGACGCGGCCAGCGTCGCCGCCGTACGGGCCCTGGAAGCGGTGATCGGCCGCAAGGCGGGCGGCTCCACCGGGACCGGGCTGTGGAGCGCGCTGAAGATCGTCTCCGAGATGGTGGCCGAGGGCCGTACCGGCAGCGTCGTCACCCTGCTGTGCGACCCGGGCGACCGGTACCTCGACAAGTACTACTCGGACGCGTGGCTCGCGGAGCAGGGCCTGGACATCGCGCCGTACACCTCGGCGATCGAGATGCTGCTGGCCACGGGCGTCTGGCCCGACTGA
- a CDS encoding SDR family oxidoreductase encodes MNDRTALVTGANKGIGKETARLLAAEGFDVYVGSRDAGRGRAAVEEIGSGARLLVLDVTDPDSIAAATEQVERLDVLVNNAGISPSLAPAAETGTDEFRRTYETNVFGVAAVTNAFLPALRRSPHPRIVNISSGTGSLTWSTRPNPQFAPGGGAAAYRSSKAALNALTVLYAQALAEDGVKVNALAPGLRATDLNPRASAASGDPAEAAEGAVRLALLPDDGPTGAFFSWDGTPVPW; translated from the coding sequence ATGAACGATCGCACAGCACTGGTCACCGGTGCCAACAAGGGAATCGGCAAGGAGACCGCCCGCCTGCTCGCCGCGGAGGGATTCGATGTGTACGTCGGCTCCCGCGACGCCGGGCGCGGCCGGGCGGCCGTCGAGGAGATCGGCTCCGGCGCGCGGCTCCTGGTCCTCGACGTGACGGACCCGGACAGCATCGCCGCGGCCACGGAGCAGGTGGAACGGCTCGACGTCCTGGTCAACAACGCGGGCATCTCGCCCTCGCTCGCCCCGGCCGCCGAGACCGGCACGGACGAGTTCCGGCGCACCTACGAGACCAATGTGTTCGGGGTCGCCGCGGTCACCAACGCCTTCCTGCCCGCCCTGCGCCGCTCCCCGCACCCCCGAATCGTCAACATCTCCAGCGGTACCGGGTCGCTGACCTGGAGCACGCGCCCGAACCCCCAGTTCGCCCCCGGCGGCGGCGCGGCCGCGTACCGGTCCTCGAAGGCCGCGCTCAACGCCCTGACCGTCCTGTACGCCCAGGCCCTGGCCGAGGACGGTGTCAAGGTCAACGCGCTCGCCCCCGGACTGCGGGCCACCGACCTCAACCCCCGGGCATCGGCGGCGAGCGGCGACCCGGCGGAGGCCGCCGAGGGCGCCGTACGCCTGGCCCTGCTGCCGGACGACGGGCCGACCGGCGCGTTCTTCTCCTGGGACGGCACGCCCGTGCCCTGGTGA